One genomic segment of Panicum virgatum strain AP13 chromosome 2N, P.virgatum_v5, whole genome shotgun sequence includes these proteins:
- the LOC120661193 gene encoding pyruvate dehydrogenase E1 component subunit beta-2, mitochondrial-like produces the protein MLGAARRQLGSGPMLGQFLRRRRPAAATEAARGYSAAAKEMTVRDALNSALDEEMSADPSVFLMGEEVGEYQGAYKISKGLLDKYGPDRVLDTPITEAGFTGIGVGAAYHGLRPIVEFMTFNFSMQAIDHIINSAAKSNYMSAGQISVPIVFRGPNGAAAGVGAQHSQCYAAWYAHVPGLKVLTPYSAEDARGLLKAAIRDPDPVIFLENELLYGESFPVSAEVLDSSFCLPIGKAKVEREGKDVTITTYSKMVGYALQAAEILSKEGISAEVINLRSIRPLDRAAINASVRKTNRLVTVEEGFPQHGIGAEICMSVVEESFEYLDAPVERIAGADVPMPYAANLERMAVPQVDDIVRAAKRACYRAVPMAATA, from the exons ATGCTGGGCGCCGCGAGGAGGCAGCTTGGATCCGGTCCC ATGCTGGGGCAGTTtctgcggcggcgacgcccggcggcggcgaccgaggCGGCGAGGGGGTACTCCGCCGCGGCGAAGGAG ATGACTGTCCGTGATGCATTGAACTCTGCACTGGATGAAGAGATGTCTGCTGATCCTTCTGTCTTTCTGATGGGAGAAGAG GTTGGAGAGTATCAAGGTGCATACAAG ATTTCTAAAGGCTTGCTTGACAAGTATGGTCCTGATAGGGTTCTTGACACGCCTATCACAGAG GCTGGATTTACTGGCATTGGTGTTGGTGCAGCTTATCATGGTCTTCGGCCTATCGTAGAATTTATGACGTTTAATTTCTCGATGCAG GCTATTGATCATATCATCAATTCAGCTGCCAAGTCAAACTACATGTCAGCTGGTCAAATCTCTGTTCCTATTGTTTTTAGAGGACCTAATGGAGCTGCTGCTGGAGTTGGGGCTCAACACTCACAG TGTTATGCAGCTTGGTATGCTCATGTTCCAGGACTCAAGGTTCTTACACCATACTCTGCAGAAGATGCTAGAGGCTTGCTAAAAGCCGCTATTAGGGATCCTGACCCTGTTATTTTCCTGGAAAATGAATTGCT TTATGGAGAATCATTCCCTGTATCTGCTGAAGTGCTTGATTCTAGTTTCTGCCTGCCGATAGGCAAAGCTAAG GTAGAACGTGAGGGTAAAGATGTTACCATTACCACATACTCCAAGATGGTTGGTTATGCTCTCCAG GCTGCAGAGATACTGTCCAAGGAAGGAATCAGTGCTGAG GTGATCAACCTTCGATCAATCAGACCACTTGACAGAGCTGCTATCAATGCATCTGTCAGGAAGACCAACAGATTGGTGACTGTCGAAGAAGGGTTCCCCCAGCATGGGATTGGTGCAGAGATATG CATGTCTGTTGTAGAAGAAAGCTTTGAGTACCTTGATGCACCAGTTGAGAGGATCGCTGGAGCTGATGTACCTATGCCCTATGCTGCCAACCTTGAGAGAATGGCTGTTCCACAG GTAGATGACATTGTGCGGGCAGCGAAGCGGGCCTGCTACAGGGCAGTGCCAATGGCAGCAACGGCCTGA
- the LOC120661194 gene encoding uncharacterized protein At2g33490-like isoform X2 — protein sequence MKSSLRKLRGFALQRHEQRVDRDRGRGHSTAAVAAADELLLASQDMADMRSCYDNLLSVAAAIANSAYEFSEALQEMGTCLLKRVTPNKDGINDKVLLLLGKSQFELRKLVDSYRVHVLNTITTPSQSLLNELQTVEAMKSQCDEKRELYEFMLNAQKERGRSKGAKGDTGASEQLKQAQEDYQEEATLFLFRLKSLKQGQFRSLFTQAARHHAAQLNLFRKGLKSLEAVEPHVRLAAEQQHIDHQFSALEEEDYFVEDENDDDYNDSHDGELSFDYGENKEVEESVNASRSHTEEFFNRAKEEYSSIPHERQRIVSQSAPLFPEKKLETEDKIKDLRRSAMRKLNTYVLPTPNDVRATSQIVSGNPTSGPLDSRGAFPSPPHPSAEMGDLRDNKLPSPARLSNAQSVLKESNINTAETRKLLPVGDMALPGYHDLKTSDNKKVKRGSFSGPIASRPRSTENIDVLSAAPRHSSAHQPIHVRVSPGNSPPPISSPKIKELHELPRPPVNSSKHTAFPSLVAHSAPLVPNSASLVPKVQDHFRARQTPPSTASPLPTPPGPIARSFSIPSRGMRTSSISDSKETEEHQDKGAARMSLSSLPSTQTFLEDGQLLSAAAESVSKT from the exons ATGAAGTCGTCGCTGCGGAAGCTGCGGGGCTTCGCGCTGCAGCGGCACGAGCAGCGGGTGGACCGCGACCGCGGCCGGGGCcactccaccgccgccgtggcggcggcggacgagctCCTCTTGGCTTCCCAG GATATGGCAGATATGAGGAGCTGTTATGATAACTTACTTTCTGTTGCCGCAGCAATTGCAAATAGTGCATATG AGTTCTCTGAAGCCCTTCAAGAAATGGGAACTTGTTTACTTAAACGGGTTACACCAAATAAGGATGGAATAAATG ATAAGGTTTTGCTGTTGCTCGGGAAATCACAATTTGAACTTCGGAAACTTGTAGATAGTTAT CGTGTGCATGTTCTTAATACCATCACCACTCCATCACAGTCCCTTCTGAATGAGCTTCAAACCGTGGAG GCAATGAAGAGTCAGTGTGATGAAAAGAG AGAATTGTACGAATTCATGTTAAATGCACAGAAAGAAAGGGGAAGATCTAAGGGTGCTAAAGGTGATACAGGAGCATCAGAGCAACTGAAACAAGCTCAGGAAGATTATCAAGAGGAAGCAACTCTTTTTCTATTCCGGTTAAAGTCATTGAAGCAAGGGCAGTTCCGAAgtcttttcactcaagctgctAGGCATCATGCTGCACAG CTAAATTTGTTCAGAAAGGGGCTCAAGTCCCTTGAGGCTGTAGAGCCACATGTTAGGCTTGCTGCTGAGCAGCAACACATTGATCATCAGTTCAGTGCACTTGAGGAGGAGGATTACTTTGTTGAGGATGAAAATGATGATGATTACAATGACAGTCATGATGGAGAGCTATCTTTTGATTATGGAGAAAATAAAGAAGTCGAGGAATCTGTTAATGCTTCCAGGAGTCATACAGAG GAATTTTTTAATAGAGCCAAAGAAGAGTATTCTTCTATTCCACATGAAAGGCAAAGAATTGTCAGTCAGTCAGCACCACTTTTTCCTGAGAAAAAGCTCGAAACAGAAGATAAAATAAAAGATTTGCGGCGTTCGGCAATGAGGAAGTTAAATACTTATGTTTTGCCTACTCCAAATGATGTTCGAGCTACTTCTCAGATAGTTTCAGGAAATCCTACTTCTGGGCCTCTCGACAGCAGAGGTGCCTTTCCATCTCCGCCCCACCCATCTGCAGAAATGGGAGATTTGAGAGACAATAAACTACCTAGTCCGGCAAGATTATCTAATGCACAGTCTGTGCTGAAAGAGAGCAATATCAATACCGCAGAAACAAGGAAACTACTCCCAGTGGGTGATATGGCCTTACCTGGCTATCATGACTTGAAGACTTCTGATAATAAAAAGGTGAAGAGAGGGTCATTTTCCGGCCCAATAGCTTCCAGACCACGGTCCACAGAGAACATTGATGTTCTTTCTGCAGCACCCAGGCACAGCTCTGCACATCAGCCAATTCATGTCAGAGTATCCCCTGGCAATTCACCGCCACCTATTTCCTCACCGAAAATAAAGGAGCTTCATGAGCTTCCTCGACCGCCTGTTAATTCATCAAAACATACAGCTTTTCCCAGTTTGGTTGCTCACTCTGCCCCGTTGGTACCAAATTCTGCCTCATTGGTGCCCAAAGTTCAAGACCATTTTAGGGCGAGACAAACACCACCAAGTACCGCATCACCTTTACCAACACCACCTGGGCCTATAGCCCGTAGTTTCTCTATACCTTCTAGAGGCATGAGAACATCAAGTATTTCAGATAGTAAAGAGACAGAAGAGCATCAGGATAAGGGAGCTGCTAGAATGAGCCTTTCTTCTCTTCCTTCAACGCAAACATTCTTGGAAGATGGTCAGCTGTTGTCAGCAGCTGCAGAATCAGTTAGCAAAACATAG
- the LOC120661194 gene encoding uncharacterized protein At2g33490-like isoform X1 — MKSSLRKLRGFALQRHEQRVDRDRGRGHSTAAVAAADELLLASQDMADMRSCYDNLLSVAAAIANSAYEFSEALQEMGTCLLKRVTPNKDGINDKVLLLLGKSQFELRKLVDSYRVHVLNTITTPSQSLLNELQTVEAMKSQCDEKRELYEFMLNAQKERGRSKGAKGDTGASEQLKQAQEDYQEEATLFLFRLKSLKQGQFRSLFTQAARHHAAQLNLFRKGLKSLEAVEPHVRLAAEQQHIDHQFSALEEEDYFVEDENDDDYNDSHDGELSFDYGENKEVEESVNASRSHTEQEFFNRAKEEYSSIPHERQRIVSQSAPLFPEKKLETEDKIKDLRRSAMRKLNTYVLPTPNDVRATSQIVSGNPTSGPLDSRGAFPSPPHPSAEMGDLRDNKLPSPARLSNAQSVLKESNINTAETRKLLPVGDMALPGYHDLKTSDNKKVKRGSFSGPIASRPRSTENIDVLSAAPRHSSAHQPIHVRVSPGNSPPPISSPKIKELHELPRPPVNSSKHTAFPSLVAHSAPLVPNSASLVPKVQDHFRARQTPPSTASPLPTPPGPIARSFSIPSRGMRTSSISDSKETEEHQDKGAARMSLSSLPSTQTFLEDGQLLSAAAESVSKT, encoded by the exons ATGAAGTCGTCGCTGCGGAAGCTGCGGGGCTTCGCGCTGCAGCGGCACGAGCAGCGGGTGGACCGCGACCGCGGCCGGGGCcactccaccgccgccgtggcggcggcggacgagctCCTCTTGGCTTCCCAG GATATGGCAGATATGAGGAGCTGTTATGATAACTTACTTTCTGTTGCCGCAGCAATTGCAAATAGTGCATATG AGTTCTCTGAAGCCCTTCAAGAAATGGGAACTTGTTTACTTAAACGGGTTACACCAAATAAGGATGGAATAAATG ATAAGGTTTTGCTGTTGCTCGGGAAATCACAATTTGAACTTCGGAAACTTGTAGATAGTTAT CGTGTGCATGTTCTTAATACCATCACCACTCCATCACAGTCCCTTCTGAATGAGCTTCAAACCGTGGAG GCAATGAAGAGTCAGTGTGATGAAAAGAG AGAATTGTACGAATTCATGTTAAATGCACAGAAAGAAAGGGGAAGATCTAAGGGTGCTAAAGGTGATACAGGAGCATCAGAGCAACTGAAACAAGCTCAGGAAGATTATCAAGAGGAAGCAACTCTTTTTCTATTCCGGTTAAAGTCATTGAAGCAAGGGCAGTTCCGAAgtcttttcactcaagctgctAGGCATCATGCTGCACAG CTAAATTTGTTCAGAAAGGGGCTCAAGTCCCTTGAGGCTGTAGAGCCACATGTTAGGCTTGCTGCTGAGCAGCAACACATTGATCATCAGTTCAGTGCACTTGAGGAGGAGGATTACTTTGTTGAGGATGAAAATGATGATGATTACAATGACAGTCATGATGGAGAGCTATCTTTTGATTATGGAGAAAATAAAGAAGTCGAGGAATCTGTTAATGCTTCCAGGAGTCATACAGAG CAGGAATTTTTTAATAGAGCCAAAGAAGAGTATTCTTCTATTCCACATGAAAGGCAAAGAATTGTCAGTCAGTCAGCACCACTTTTTCCTGAGAAAAAGCTCGAAACAGAAGATAAAATAAAAGATTTGCGGCGTTCGGCAATGAGGAAGTTAAATACTTATGTTTTGCCTACTCCAAATGATGTTCGAGCTACTTCTCAGATAGTTTCAGGAAATCCTACTTCTGGGCCTCTCGACAGCAGAGGTGCCTTTCCATCTCCGCCCCACCCATCTGCAGAAATGGGAGATTTGAGAGACAATAAACTACCTAGTCCGGCAAGATTATCTAATGCACAGTCTGTGCTGAAAGAGAGCAATATCAATACCGCAGAAACAAGGAAACTACTCCCAGTGGGTGATATGGCCTTACCTGGCTATCATGACTTGAAGACTTCTGATAATAAAAAGGTGAAGAGAGGGTCATTTTCCGGCCCAATAGCTTCCAGACCACGGTCCACAGAGAACATTGATGTTCTTTCTGCAGCACCCAGGCACAGCTCTGCACATCAGCCAATTCATGTCAGAGTATCCCCTGGCAATTCACCGCCACCTATTTCCTCACCGAAAATAAAGGAGCTTCATGAGCTTCCTCGACCGCCTGTTAATTCATCAAAACATACAGCTTTTCCCAGTTTGGTTGCTCACTCTGCCCCGTTGGTACCAAATTCTGCCTCATTGGTGCCCAAAGTTCAAGACCATTTTAGGGCGAGACAAACACCACCAAGTACCGCATCACCTTTACCAACACCACCTGGGCCTATAGCCCGTAGTTTCTCTATACCTTCTAGAGGCATGAGAACATCAAGTATTTCAGATAGTAAAGAGACAGAAGAGCATCAGGATAAGGGAGCTGCTAGAATGAGCCTTTCTTCTCTTCCTTCAACGCAAACATTCTTGGAAGATGGTCAGCTGTTGTCAGCAGCTGCAGAATCAGTTAGCAAAACATAG
- the LOC120661194 gene encoding uncharacterized protein At2g33490-like isoform X3, giving the protein MREDMADMRSCYDNLLSVAAAIANSAYEFSEALQEMGTCLLKRVTPNKDGINDKVLLLLGKSQFELRKLVDSYRVHVLNTITTPSQSLLNELQTVEAMKSQCDEKRELYEFMLNAQKERGRSKGAKGDTGASEQLKQAQEDYQEEATLFLFRLKSLKQGQFRSLFTQAARHHAAQLNLFRKGLKSLEAVEPHVRLAAEQQHIDHQFSALEEEDYFVEDENDDDYNDSHDGELSFDYGENKEVEESVNASRSHTEQEFFNRAKEEYSSIPHERQRIVSQSAPLFPEKKLETEDKIKDLRRSAMRKLNTYVLPTPNDVRATSQIVSGNPTSGPLDSRGAFPSPPHPSAEMGDLRDNKLPSPARLSNAQSVLKESNINTAETRKLLPVGDMALPGYHDLKTSDNKKVKRGSFSGPIASRPRSTENIDVLSAAPRHSSAHQPIHVRVSPGNSPPPISSPKIKELHELPRPPVNSSKHTAFPSLVAHSAPLVPNSASLVPKVQDHFRARQTPPSTASPLPTPPGPIARSFSIPSRGMRTSSISDSKETEEHQDKGAARMSLSSLPSTQTFLEDGQLLSAAAESVSKT; this is encoded by the exons ATGCGTGAG GATATGGCAGATATGAGGAGCTGTTATGATAACTTACTTTCTGTTGCCGCAGCAATTGCAAATAGTGCATATG AGTTCTCTGAAGCCCTTCAAGAAATGGGAACTTGTTTACTTAAACGGGTTACACCAAATAAGGATGGAATAAATG ATAAGGTTTTGCTGTTGCTCGGGAAATCACAATTTGAACTTCGGAAACTTGTAGATAGTTAT CGTGTGCATGTTCTTAATACCATCACCACTCCATCACAGTCCCTTCTGAATGAGCTTCAAACCGTGGAG GCAATGAAGAGTCAGTGTGATGAAAAGAG AGAATTGTACGAATTCATGTTAAATGCACAGAAAGAAAGGGGAAGATCTAAGGGTGCTAAAGGTGATACAGGAGCATCAGAGCAACTGAAACAAGCTCAGGAAGATTATCAAGAGGAAGCAACTCTTTTTCTATTCCGGTTAAAGTCATTGAAGCAAGGGCAGTTCCGAAgtcttttcactcaagctgctAGGCATCATGCTGCACAG CTAAATTTGTTCAGAAAGGGGCTCAAGTCCCTTGAGGCTGTAGAGCCACATGTTAGGCTTGCTGCTGAGCAGCAACACATTGATCATCAGTTCAGTGCACTTGAGGAGGAGGATTACTTTGTTGAGGATGAAAATGATGATGATTACAATGACAGTCATGATGGAGAGCTATCTTTTGATTATGGAGAAAATAAAGAAGTCGAGGAATCTGTTAATGCTTCCAGGAGTCATACAGAG CAGGAATTTTTTAATAGAGCCAAAGAAGAGTATTCTTCTATTCCACATGAAAGGCAAAGAATTGTCAGTCAGTCAGCACCACTTTTTCCTGAGAAAAAGCTCGAAACAGAAGATAAAATAAAAGATTTGCGGCGTTCGGCAATGAGGAAGTTAAATACTTATGTTTTGCCTACTCCAAATGATGTTCGAGCTACTTCTCAGATAGTTTCAGGAAATCCTACTTCTGGGCCTCTCGACAGCAGAGGTGCCTTTCCATCTCCGCCCCACCCATCTGCAGAAATGGGAGATTTGAGAGACAATAAACTACCTAGTCCGGCAAGATTATCTAATGCACAGTCTGTGCTGAAAGAGAGCAATATCAATACCGCAGAAACAAGGAAACTACTCCCAGTGGGTGATATGGCCTTACCTGGCTATCATGACTTGAAGACTTCTGATAATAAAAAGGTGAAGAGAGGGTCATTTTCCGGCCCAATAGCTTCCAGACCACGGTCCACAGAGAACATTGATGTTCTTTCTGCAGCACCCAGGCACAGCTCTGCACATCAGCCAATTCATGTCAGAGTATCCCCTGGCAATTCACCGCCACCTATTTCCTCACCGAAAATAAAGGAGCTTCATGAGCTTCCTCGACCGCCTGTTAATTCATCAAAACATACAGCTTTTCCCAGTTTGGTTGCTCACTCTGCCCCGTTGGTACCAAATTCTGCCTCATTGGTGCCCAAAGTTCAAGACCATTTTAGGGCGAGACAAACACCACCAAGTACCGCATCACCTTTACCAACACCACCTGGGCCTATAGCCCGTAGTTTCTCTATACCTTCTAGAGGCATGAGAACATCAAGTATTTCAGATAGTAAAGAGACAGAAGAGCATCAGGATAAGGGAGCTGCTAGAATGAGCCTTTCTTCTCTTCCTTCAACGCAAACATTCTTGGAAGATGGTCAGCTGTTGTCAGCAGCTGCAGAATCAGTTAGCAAAACATAG
- the LOC120661194 gene encoding uncharacterized protein At2g33490-like isoform X4, with amino-acid sequence MVVVINSLLMLGRHHHLIHCPEGSKATNLIFRNLYKVLLLLGKSQFELRKLVDSYRVHVLNTITTPSQSLLNELQTVEAMKSQCDEKRELYEFMLNAQKERGRSKGAKGDTGASEQLKQAQEDYQEEATLFLFRLKSLKQGQFRSLFTQAARHHAAQLNLFRKGLKSLEAVEPHVRLAAEQQHIDHQFSALEEEDYFVEDENDDDYNDSHDGELSFDYGENKEVEESVNASRSHTEQEFFNRAKEEYSSIPHERQRIVSQSAPLFPEKKLETEDKIKDLRRSAMRKLNTYVLPTPNDVRATSQIVSGNPTSGPLDSRGAFPSPPHPSAEMGDLRDNKLPSPARLSNAQSVLKESNINTAETRKLLPVGDMALPGYHDLKTSDNKKVKRGSFSGPIASRPRSTENIDVLSAAPRHSSAHQPIHVRVSPGNSPPPISSPKIKELHELPRPPVNSSKHTAFPSLVAHSAPLVPNSASLVPKVQDHFRARQTPPSTASPLPTPPGPIARSFSIPSRGMRTSSISDSKETEEHQDKGAARMSLSSLPSTQTFLEDGQLLSAAAESVSKT; translated from the exons ATG GTTGTTGTCATTAACTCATTGCTCATGTTGGGTCGTCATCATCATTTAATTCATTGTCCTGAGGGTTCCAAAGCTACCAACTTGATCTTCAGAAACCTAT ATAAGGTTTTGCTGTTGCTCGGGAAATCACAATTTGAACTTCGGAAACTTGTAGATAGTTAT CGTGTGCATGTTCTTAATACCATCACCACTCCATCACAGTCCCTTCTGAATGAGCTTCAAACCGTGGAG GCAATGAAGAGTCAGTGTGATGAAAAGAG AGAATTGTACGAATTCATGTTAAATGCACAGAAAGAAAGGGGAAGATCTAAGGGTGCTAAAGGTGATACAGGAGCATCAGAGCAACTGAAACAAGCTCAGGAAGATTATCAAGAGGAAGCAACTCTTTTTCTATTCCGGTTAAAGTCATTGAAGCAAGGGCAGTTCCGAAgtcttttcactcaagctgctAGGCATCATGCTGCACAG CTAAATTTGTTCAGAAAGGGGCTCAAGTCCCTTGAGGCTGTAGAGCCACATGTTAGGCTTGCTGCTGAGCAGCAACACATTGATCATCAGTTCAGTGCACTTGAGGAGGAGGATTACTTTGTTGAGGATGAAAATGATGATGATTACAATGACAGTCATGATGGAGAGCTATCTTTTGATTATGGAGAAAATAAAGAAGTCGAGGAATCTGTTAATGCTTCCAGGAGTCATACAGAG CAGGAATTTTTTAATAGAGCCAAAGAAGAGTATTCTTCTATTCCACATGAAAGGCAAAGAATTGTCAGTCAGTCAGCACCACTTTTTCCTGAGAAAAAGCTCGAAACAGAAGATAAAATAAAAGATTTGCGGCGTTCGGCAATGAGGAAGTTAAATACTTATGTTTTGCCTACTCCAAATGATGTTCGAGCTACTTCTCAGATAGTTTCAGGAAATCCTACTTCTGGGCCTCTCGACAGCAGAGGTGCCTTTCCATCTCCGCCCCACCCATCTGCAGAAATGGGAGATTTGAGAGACAATAAACTACCTAGTCCGGCAAGATTATCTAATGCACAGTCTGTGCTGAAAGAGAGCAATATCAATACCGCAGAAACAAGGAAACTACTCCCAGTGGGTGATATGGCCTTACCTGGCTATCATGACTTGAAGACTTCTGATAATAAAAAGGTGAAGAGAGGGTCATTTTCCGGCCCAATAGCTTCCAGACCACGGTCCACAGAGAACATTGATGTTCTTTCTGCAGCACCCAGGCACAGCTCTGCACATCAGCCAATTCATGTCAGAGTATCCCCTGGCAATTCACCGCCACCTATTTCCTCACCGAAAATAAAGGAGCTTCATGAGCTTCCTCGACCGCCTGTTAATTCATCAAAACATACAGCTTTTCCCAGTTTGGTTGCTCACTCTGCCCCGTTGGTACCAAATTCTGCCTCATTGGTGCCCAAAGTTCAAGACCATTTTAGGGCGAGACAAACACCACCAAGTACCGCATCACCTTTACCAACACCACCTGGGCCTATAGCCCGTAGTTTCTCTATACCTTCTAGAGGCATGAGAACATCAAGTATTTCAGATAGTAAAGAGACAGAAGAGCATCAGGATAAGGGAGCTGCTAGAATGAGCCTTTCTTCTCTTCCTTCAACGCAAACATTCTTGGAAGATGGTCAGCTGTTGTCAGCAGCTGCAGAATCAGTTAGCAAAACATAG